Proteins encoded in a region of the Nonomuraea helvata genome:
- the meaB gene encoding methylmalonyl Co-A mutase-associated GTPase MeaB, whose translation MHSLEDYAQGVRAGSRTWIARAITLVESTRPDHIALAQRLLVELTPLSGHARRVGVSGVPGVGKSTFIDALGTMLTASGHKVAVLAVDPSSTRTGGSILGDKTRMARLSADPAAFIRPSPTSGTLGGVAKATREAMVVVEAAGFDVVLVETVGVGQSETAVADMVDTFLLLTLARTGDQLQGIKKGVLELADVIAVNKADGEYELPARKAARELSGALRMLRSDSVPPPVLTCSGLTGDGLDQLWRHVLAHQDALDLAAKRRRQQVGWTWTLVRDRLLAELRNDPEVAAITEEVEREVLAGELTPSLAADRLLAVFKRS comes from the coding sequence GTGCATTCGCTGGAGGACTACGCCCAAGGTGTACGGGCCGGGTCCCGTACGTGGATCGCGCGCGCGATCACTTTGGTCGAGTCGACCAGGCCCGACCACATCGCGCTGGCGCAGCGGCTGCTCGTCGAGCTCACCCCCCTCTCCGGCCACGCGCGCAGGGTGGGCGTCTCCGGCGTGCCCGGCGTGGGGAAGTCCACGTTCATCGACGCGCTCGGGACGATGCTGACCGCGAGCGGCCACAAGGTGGCCGTACTGGCCGTGGACCCCTCGTCCACCAGGACGGGCGGCAGCATCCTCGGCGACAAGACCCGCATGGCCCGGCTGTCGGCCGACCCCGCCGCCTTCATCCGGCCCTCGCCGACCTCCGGCACGCTCGGCGGCGTCGCCAAGGCGACCAGGGAGGCCATGGTCGTGGTGGAGGCGGCCGGCTTCGACGTCGTCCTGGTCGAGACCGTCGGCGTCGGCCAGTCGGAGACCGCGGTGGCTGACATGGTGGACACGTTCCTGCTGCTCACGCTGGCCCGCACCGGCGACCAGCTCCAGGGGATCAAGAAGGGCGTGCTGGAGCTGGCCGACGTCATCGCGGTCAACAAGGCCGACGGCGAGTACGAGCTGCCGGCCAGGAAGGCCGCGCGGGAGCTGTCGGGCGCGCTGCGCATGCTCCGCTCCGACTCGGTCCCGCCGCCGGTGCTCACGTGCAGCGGGCTGACCGGAGACGGGCTGGACCAGCTCTGGCGGCACGTGCTGGCCCACCAGGACGCGCTCGACCTGGCCGCCAAGCGCCGCCGCCAGCAGGTGGGCTGGACGTGGACGCTGGTACGGGACCGGCTGCTGGCCGAGCTCCGCAACGACCCCGAGGTGGCGGCGATCACCGAGGAGGTGGAGCGGGAGGTCCTCGCGGGCGAGCTGACCCCCTCCCTCGCGGCCGACCGCCTCCTGGCGGTCTTCAAGCGCTCCTGA
- a CDS encoding protein kinase domain-containing protein, translating to MPNVEPLREGDPATVGPYRLVGRLGAGGHGVVYLGQARNGTPVAVKVLREGLAGDDRLAREIAAARKVEPFCLAQVLDASTSGRPYIVSEYVDGPSLQQAGRQGGAELQRIAVSTATALDAIHQAGVVHGDFKPSNVLLGPGGPQVVDFGIAGALAGGMKATGTFVGTPAYMAPEQLSGKAVGAPADVFAWASVMVFAATGTPPFGDDSLPTVINRILNDEPHLGELRGLVREIMLACLAKDPSARPVMRDVLLRLTAPSRQPAAPSQSPAGQQTPVPYQTSDQAPLPRRTPGAYQTSDQSAAAHQTPVPYQTSDQPSAPYQAADPSPASYETVDQPAAAWQQTDQPAAAWHQTPEPAFDQDTPPRRGRAQGPGADGADHPGAQPGAQPGALPRRFGPRQSPDQPAAPQPAPGGHFGQEPAGHYGQEPAAHYGQDPAGHYGQEPPAHYGQQPAGHHGQEPAAHYGQEPAAHFAREPAGHYGHDPGAHHGQGPAAFPLGAPVVTPVPAEFEHQAEFERAAAREQPVPEPAMAQHSALVGLLAPGDTPARAPAGAPGETPAGAPAPPRRSGRRRMKIVLIAGASGVSVLALAGAIMWLTPTTPTAKSVSVASSTPSASKSAKSTPSQRPKRTRTPGASPQSEGDPSTVPTDGTTSTAVPDASGQLRLVYVRAGGTRNGDCWSGGEVTLQALVQRTGEPLNFRYTWYIDRTPVGRSSATISENGQRYLAAPQSLQSNGGVHRVTLRITSPIVTQRTISVTMCQSGTN from the coding sequence ATGCCCAACGTCGAACCCCTCCGCGAGGGCGACCCGGCAACGGTGGGACCCTACCGGCTGGTCGGTCGTCTCGGAGCGGGCGGCCATGGTGTCGTCTACCTCGGCCAGGCCCGCAACGGCACCCCCGTCGCGGTCAAGGTGCTGCGCGAGGGACTCGCCGGGGACGACCGACTCGCCAGGGAGATCGCCGCCGCGCGCAAGGTCGAGCCGTTCTGCCTCGCGCAGGTGCTCGACGCCTCTACCAGCGGCCGGCCGTACATCGTGTCCGAGTACGTGGACGGGCCCTCGCTCCAGCAGGCAGGCCGGCAGGGCGGGGCGGAGCTGCAGCGGATCGCCGTGTCCACCGCGACCGCGCTGGACGCCATCCACCAGGCCGGCGTCGTCCACGGGGACTTCAAGCCGTCGAACGTCCTGCTCGGGCCCGGCGGGCCGCAGGTCGTGGACTTCGGCATCGCCGGGGCGCTCGCCGGTGGCATGAAGGCGACCGGCACTTTTGTCGGCACGCCCGCGTACATGGCGCCCGAACAGCTCTCCGGGAAGGCGGTCGGAGCGCCGGCCGACGTGTTCGCGTGGGCGTCGGTGATGGTCTTCGCGGCCACGGGGACACCGCCGTTCGGCGACGACTCGCTGCCCACGGTGATCAATCGCATCCTTAACGACGAGCCGCACCTCGGCGAGCTCCGCGGGCTGGTGCGCGAGATCATGCTGGCCTGCCTGGCCAAGGACCCCAGCGCCCGTCCCGTGATGCGTGACGTGCTGCTCCGGCTGACCGCGCCCTCGCGCCAGCCTGCCGCCCCGTCCCAGTCCCCGGCCGGTCAGCAGACCCCGGTCCCGTACCAGACCTCGGACCAGGCTCCGCTGCCGCGGCGGACGCCGGGCGCGTACCAGACGTCCGACCAGAGCGCGGCCGCGCACCAGACGCCGGTCCCGTACCAGACCTCCGACCAGCCCTCGGCTCCGTATCAGGCCGCCGATCCTTCCCCGGCCTCGTACGAGACCGTCGACCAGCCGGCGGCGGCCTGGCAGCAGACCGACCAGCCGGCGGCGGCCTGGCACCAGACGCCTGAGCCGGCTTTCGACCAGGACACGCCGCCGCGCCGGGGCCGCGCCCAGGGTCCCGGCGCCGACGGCGCCGACCACCCGGGGGCCCAGCCGGGAGCCCAGCCAGGAGCTCTGCCGCGGCGCTTCGGTCCGCGCCAGAGCCCGGACCAGCCCGCCGCGCCGCAGCCCGCGCCGGGCGGGCACTTCGGCCAGGAACCGGCCGGACATTATGGTCAGGAGCCGGCCGCGCACTACGGACAGGACCCGGCCGGGCACTACGGCCAGGAGCCGCCCGCGCACTACGGGCAGCAGCCGGCCGGGCACCATGGCCAGGAACCGGCCGCGCACTACGGCCAGGAACCGGCCGCCCATTTCGCCCGAGAACCGGCCGGGCACTACGGCCATGATCCGGGGGCGCACCACGGCCAGGGGCCGGCGGCGTTCCCGCTGGGCGCCCCGGTTGTGACACCGGTTCCTGCGGAGTTCGAGCATCAGGCGGAGTTCGAGCGTGCGGCGGCTCGCGAGCAGCCGGTGCCCGAGCCGGCGATGGCCCAGCACTCGGCGCTGGTCGGCCTCCTCGCGCCGGGAGACACCCCGGCCAGGGCGCCCGCCGGAGCACCAGGTGAGACACCCGCAGGCGCACCCGCGCCGCCGCGACGGTCCGGTCGGCGGCGCATGAAGATCGTGCTCATCGCGGGCGCCTCCGGCGTCTCCGTGCTGGCCCTGGCCGGCGCCATCATGTGGCTCACCCCCACGACCCCCACTGCCAAGAGCGTCTCGGTCGCGAGCAGCACGCCCTCGGCCTCGAAGTCCGCCAAGTCCACGCCGTCGCAGCGGCCGAAGCGGACGCGTACCCCTGGGGCGAGCCCGCAGAGCGAGGGTGATCCGAGCACGGTGCCGACCGACGGCACCACGTCAACCGCGGTGCCCGACGCGAGCGGGCAGCTCAGGCTCGTCTACGTCCGCGCGGGCGGCACCAGGAACGGCGACTGCTGGTCGGGCGGCGAGGTGACCCTCCAGGCGCTGGTGCAGCGCACCGGCGAGCCGCTGAACTTCAGGTACACCTGGTACATCGACCGCACGCCCGTGGGCCGCTCGTCGGCGACCATCTCGGAGAACGGCCAGCGTTACCTCGCCGCGCCGCAGAGCCTCCAGAGCAACGGAGGCGTCCACCGCGTCACGCTCAGGATCACCTCCCCGATCGTGACCCAGCGGACGATCTCCGTCACGATGTGCCAGAGCGGGACCAACTGA
- a CDS encoding long-chain fatty acid--CoA ligase, with translation MSSIPSLLRDRIAATPDDEAYRTPSDGGWTSLTWREVGEQVRGLALGLAGLGCGPGKRVSILSSTRLEWILADLAVLATGAATTTIYPSNTAAEAAFVITDSGSTIVIAENDDQVAKLRSVQKELPGVTHVVVIDGTASDDGWVVTLDSLQGPEDGDYEGMVDAIAAGDLATLIYTSGTTGRPKGVELTHDNWLHAAGGVRRMDLISRDDLHFLWLPLSHSFGKLLEIVMIDIGVPTAIDGRLDKIAENLGVLKPTFMAAAPRIFEKIHNTVVATVRREGGIKLRIFNWARETGIRVSRARQREAPIPLTTRIEYALADRLVFAKLRDRFGGRIRFFVSGAAPLSMDIAEFFDAAGLPILEGYGLTESSAGSFLNRLESVKFGTVGPPLPGAEVRIADDGEILIGGRGVMRGYHGLPEETAEALEDGWLHTGDIGELDQAGRLRITDRKKELIKTSGGKYVAPTYLEGRIKAACPYASHVFVHGDRRNYVTALVTLDMDVAGPWARAESLPEDPERLREHPRMREEVQRAIDQVNADEASYATVKKFAILAEDFTVETGELTASLKIKRKAVEERHGKILDAFYEG, from the coding sequence ATGTCCAGCATTCCGTCCCTGCTGCGCGACCGGATCGCGGCGACCCCCGACGATGAGGCGTACCGAACTCCCTCGGACGGCGGCTGGACCTCGCTGACCTGGCGCGAGGTGGGCGAACAGGTGCGCGGGCTGGCTCTGGGCCTGGCCGGGCTGGGCTGCGGACCGGGCAAGCGTGTGTCGATCCTCTCCTCGACCCGGCTCGAATGGATCCTGGCCGACCTGGCGGTGCTGGCCACGGGCGCGGCCACGACCACGATCTACCCGTCCAACACGGCCGCCGAGGCGGCGTTCGTCATCACCGACTCCGGCAGCACGATCGTGATCGCCGAGAACGACGACCAGGTCGCCAAGCTCAGGTCCGTCCAGAAGGAGCTGCCCGGCGTCACCCACGTGGTGGTCATCGACGGCACGGCGAGCGACGACGGCTGGGTGGTCACGCTCGACTCCCTCCAGGGCCCGGAAGACGGCGACTACGAGGGCATGGTGGATGCCATCGCCGCCGGCGACCTGGCCACGCTCATCTACACCTCCGGCACGACCGGCCGCCCCAAGGGCGTGGAGCTGACCCACGACAACTGGCTCCACGCGGCGGGCGGCGTGCGCCGGATGGACCTGATCTCCAGGGACGACCTGCACTTCCTGTGGTTGCCGCTGTCGCACTCGTTCGGCAAGCTGCTGGAGATCGTCATGATCGACATCGGCGTCCCGACCGCGATCGACGGCCGCCTCGACAAGATCGCCGAGAACCTCGGCGTGCTCAAGCCGACGTTCATGGCCGCCGCGCCGCGCATCTTCGAGAAGATCCACAACACCGTCGTGGCCACCGTGCGGCGCGAGGGCGGCATCAAGCTGCGCATCTTCAACTGGGCGCGGGAGACCGGCATCAGGGTCAGCCGCGCCCGTCAGCGCGAGGCGCCCATCCCGCTCACCACCAGGATCGAGTACGCCCTGGCCGACCGCCTGGTCTTCGCCAAGCTGCGCGACCGGTTCGGCGGCCGGATCCGGTTCTTCGTCTCCGGTGCCGCCCCGCTGTCCATGGACATCGCGGAGTTCTTCGACGCGGCGGGCCTGCCGATCCTCGAGGGCTACGGTCTCACGGAGTCGTCGGCTGGCAGCTTCCTCAACCGGCTGGAGTCGGTGAAGTTCGGGACGGTCGGGCCGCCCCTGCCGGGCGCCGAGGTCCGCATCGCCGACGACGGCGAGATCCTCATCGGCGGTCGCGGCGTCATGCGCGGCTACCACGGGCTGCCGGAGGAGACGGCCGAGGCGCTGGAGGACGGCTGGCTGCACACGGGCGACATCGGCGAGCTCGACCAGGCCGGCCGGCTGCGCATCACCGACCGGAAGAAGGAGCTGATCAAGACCTCGGGCGGCAAGTACGTCGCGCCGACGTACCTGGAGGGCCGGATCAAGGCGGCCTGCCCGTACGCGTCGCACGTGTTCGTGCACGGCGACCGGCGCAACTACGTCACCGCGCTGGTCACGCTCGACATGGACGTTGCCGGGCCGTGGGCGCGGGCGGAGTCGCTGCCGGAGGACCCGGAGCGGCTGCGCGAGCACCCGCGGATGCGCGAGGAGGTCCAGAGGGCCATCGACCAGGTCAACGCGGACGAGGCGAGCTACGCCACGGTCAAGAAGTTCGCGATCCTGGCCGAGGACTTCACGGTGGAGACGGGCGAGCTGACGGCCAGCCTCAAGATCAAGCGCAAGGCCGTCGAGGAGCGCCACGGCAAGATCCTCGACGCCTTCTACGAGGGGTAG
- a CDS encoding acyltransferase family protein has product MKTEPRTRLHSIDNLRTVLTVLVVVHHVAVTYGNIPLWYYTEPAKDPSGVLLDLLVTFNQAFFMGFFFLISGFFTPGSYDRKGGRAFVRDRLVRLGIPLLLFILLLRPLVNFGDYGRVDGMPYWEFYLRSWDPGPMWFAEVLIVFALVYAVWRSRRAPLESRPAPLRLRSVALFVVGLAVATFLWRFPVPTGTYVPVLGLPTPNFLPQYASMFVLGCVAFRRGWFGTLPARAGRLGLVAAGVSTAVLLPPAAMTSGAVASALMAAWESAFAVSMVIGLSVLFRERFAGQGPRGRFLSDHAFTVYIIHPLVLVAVAYALRPLEAIAVVKFAMALVVALPLCWGLAYLVRSLPGAKRVL; this is encoded by the coding sequence ATGAAGACCGAGCCGAGAACCAGGCTCCACTCGATCGACAACCTCCGGACCGTGCTCACCGTGCTGGTCGTCGTCCACCACGTGGCGGTCACGTACGGCAACATCCCCCTCTGGTACTACACCGAGCCCGCCAAGGACCCGTCCGGGGTCCTGCTCGACCTGCTGGTGACGTTCAACCAGGCGTTCTTCATGGGGTTCTTCTTCCTCATCTCCGGTTTCTTCACCCCGGGCTCCTACGACCGCAAGGGCGGCCGCGCTTTCGTGCGGGACCGGCTGGTGCGGCTGGGCATCCCGCTGCTGCTCTTCATCCTGCTGCTCCGGCCGCTGGTGAACTTCGGTGATTACGGGCGGGTGGACGGCATGCCGTACTGGGAGTTCTACCTGCGCTCGTGGGACCCGGGGCCGATGTGGTTCGCCGAGGTGCTGATCGTCTTCGCACTGGTGTACGCGGTGTGGCGGTCCCGGCGTGCGCCGCTCGAGTCGCGTCCGGCCCCGCTCCGGCTCCGGTCGGTCGCGCTGTTCGTCGTGGGGCTGGCGGTGGCCACGTTCCTGTGGCGGTTCCCGGTGCCGACCGGCACCTACGTGCCGGTGCTCGGGCTGCCGACGCCCAACTTCCTGCCGCAGTACGCCTCCATGTTCGTCCTCGGGTGCGTGGCCTTCAGGCGCGGCTGGTTCGGGACGCTGCCGGCGCGCGCCGGGCGGCTGGGACTCGTGGCGGCGGGCGTGTCGACCGCCGTGCTGCTGCCTCCCGCGGCCATGACGAGCGGGGCGGTGGCCTCGGCGCTGATGGCGGCCTGGGAGTCGGCCTTCGCGGTGAGCATGGTCATCGGGCTGTCGGTGCTCTTCAGGGAGCGGTTCGCCGGACAGGGGCCGCGCGGCAGGTTCCTGTCCGACCACGCCTTCACCGTCTACATCATCCACCCGCTCGTGCTGGTCGCCGTCGCCTACGCGCTGCGCCCGCTGGAGGCGATCGCGGTCGTCAAGTTCGCGATGGCGCTGGTGGTGGCGCTGCCGCTGTGCTGGGGGCTGGCGTACCTGGTGCGGTCGCTGCCGGGGGCCAAGCGGGTCCTGTGA
- a CDS encoding thioesterase family protein: MISHLPVRPRHCDAQAMMHAARYYEYFEDAFLDWLGARGGYDRLREEGADLVVKASGCEHHAPARLGDVLAVESSPARVGTTSITMTFTMRRADELVAVGTITYVCVRDGRAGPLPAMLTGPAWPPAATAPGTPAPSTAAAPPPAPSRT; the protein is encoded by the coding sequence GTGATCTCCCATCTCCCGGTGCGCCCGAGGCACTGCGACGCGCAGGCCATGATGCACGCGGCCCGCTACTACGAGTACTTCGAGGACGCCTTCCTCGACTGGCTCGGCGCCAGGGGCGGCTACGACCGGCTTCGTGAGGAGGGCGCCGACCTGGTGGTCAAGGCGAGCGGGTGCGAGCACCACGCCCCCGCTCGGCTCGGCGATGTGCTGGCCGTGGAGAGCTCGCCGGCCAGGGTCGGCACGACGTCGATCACGATGACGTTCACGATGCGGCGGGCGGACGAGCTGGTGGCCGTCGGCACGATCACGTACGTGTGCGTGCGCGACGGCCGGGCCGGCCCGCTGCCCGCGATGCTCACAGGACCCGCTTGGCCCCCGGCAGCGACCGCACCAGGTACGCCAGCCCCCAGCACAGCGGCAGCGCCACCACCAGCGCCATCGCGAACTTGA
- a CDS encoding TetR/AcrR family transcriptional regulator, translating into MRSENEPVGQKPRSFIEEARRAQIVASAVEVIAEVGFAQASLARIAKHAGISKGVISYHFAGKDELMEEVVTRVYKQAAEHVIAEMQQVEGARELLRTYVLANAAHMREQRSQIMALGEIFNNLRTAEGKPRYGVHTSEEIYQALENAFRLGQRAGEFRDFDVRVMAVTLSAAMDSMFGYWAAYPQHDLEAHARELADLFERACTR; encoded by the coding sequence ATGCGGTCAGAAAATGAGCCAGTTGGCCAGAAGCCGCGGTCGTTCATCGAGGAGGCCAGGCGCGCGCAGATCGTGGCGTCGGCCGTGGAGGTCATCGCGGAGGTCGGGTTCGCCCAGGCGTCGCTGGCACGCATCGCCAAGCACGCGGGCATCAGCAAGGGCGTCATCTCCTACCACTTCGCCGGCAAGGACGAGCTGATGGAGGAGGTGGTCACCCGCGTCTACAAACAGGCCGCCGAGCACGTCATCGCCGAGATGCAGCAGGTGGAGGGCGCCCGCGAGCTGTTGCGGACCTATGTCCTCGCCAACGCCGCCCACATGCGCGAGCAGCGCTCACAGATCATGGCGCTCGGCGAGATCTTCAACAACCTGCGCACCGCAGAAGGCAAACCCCGCTACGGCGTCCACACCAGCGAGGAGATCTACCAGGCACTGGAGAACGCCTTCCGCCTCGGGCAGCGCGCCGGCGAGTTCAGGGACTTCGACGTCCGCGTCATGGCCGTCACGCTGTCGGCCGCCATGGACAGCATGTTCGGCTACTGGGCCGCCTATCCGCAGCACGACCTCGAGGCGCACGCACGCGAGCTGGCCGACCTCTTCGAAAGGGCCTGCACCAGATGA